The proteins below come from a single Nitrospiraceae bacterium genomic window:
- a CDS encoding shikimate kinase, giving the protein MNIVLIGYRGTGKSTVAAMLGQRLGQKVISTDEEIVKEAKQSIPQLIEKFGWDHFRTLETEVCQKLNGQENLVIDTGGGLILKEENVRMLKNNGKIFWLTAEVPTIASRISSDTQRPSLSGTKSFVEEIEEILEIRKPHYQAAADDIIPTDQISPEQIAETILSRIST; this is encoded by the coding sequence ATGAATATCGTCTTAATAGGATACAGAGGAACGGGAAAAAGTACTGTGGCAGCAATGCTGGGCCAACGTCTCGGACAAAAGGTCATCTCCACTGATGAAGAAATCGTCAAGGAGGCGAAGCAATCCATTCCTCAGCTTATCGAAAAATTCGGGTGGGATCATTTCCGCACGCTTGAAACTGAGGTGTGTCAAAAGCTTAACGGTCAGGAAAATCTGGTCATCGACACAGGCGGGGGTCTCATCCTTAAAGAAGAAAACGTCAGAATGCTTAAAAATAATGGAAAGATTTTCTGGCTGACTGCCGAAGTTCCAACGATCGCCAGCCGGATTTCCAGCGATACGCAGCGGCCCTCTCTGTCAGGCACCAAATCCTTCGTCGAAGAAATCGAAGAAATTCTTGAAATTCGCAAACCTCATTACCAAGCCGCCGCGGATGATATCATTCCAACCGACCAAATTTCCCCGGAACAAATTGCTGAGACCATTCTTTCCCGAATTTCAACCTAA
- a CDS encoding cupredoxin domain-containing protein yields MTALCSFRTFRQISQRLCFAVFLLSPVSTEPILWASSPQIAIQAEPPFFSPNHLMIRLDSALTWKNQTREAHSIVADDCQFRSHCSFDSGVIRPDHQFVLTRLAPGQYPYHCGLHPFMRGLLTIHTAHSPSSDI; encoded by the coding sequence ATGACAGCACTGTGTTCATTCAGAACATTCCGCCAAATAAGCCAACGTCTCTGCTTTGCGGTTTTTCTCCTATCCCCTGTTTCCACGGAACCAATTCTGTGGGCATCCTCTCCGCAGATAGCCATCCAAGCCGAACCGCCATTTTTTTCTCCGAACCACCTAATGATCCGCCTGGACTCGGCCCTCACGTGGAAAAATCAAACTCGAGAAGCCCATTCCATCGTGGCAGACGACTGTCAGTTCCGCTCCCACTGTTCATTTGACTCAGGCGTCATTCGTCCCGATCATCAGTTCGTCCTAACCCGATTAGCCCCCGGGCAATACCCCTACCATTGTGGACTCCATCCCTTCATGCGGGGCCTGTTAACTATCCATACCGCGCACTCCCCGTCCTCTGATATCTGA
- a CDS encoding aldehyde dehydrogenase family protein encodes MATAKPILIGGQWVQTSSAEPVRNPYSNDVVAMVCQAEPEHIHQVTNSSKRVSAACAGIPAHARAKALLHIAAGLSTRREMFAATICQEAGKPITDARREVDRAIQTFRLAAEESTRIPGEIIPMDLAPGGEAYSGSVQRFPIGTVLGITPFNFPLNLVAHKVAPCLAAGNPMVLKPAPQTPLTSLMLGEVFLTTELPPEMLTIIPCSNNLAEQMVVHPNFQALSFTGSMTIGWMLKGKAGYKRVLLELGGNAGVIIEPDANLDVAIDRCVAGGYGYAGQTCISVQRIFVHESRYDDFLKTFVERVRSLPMGDPSLEKTVVGPLINEQAARRVETWIQEAVSHGATVMTGGTRKDSFIEPAVLTHVNNSMKVCCEEIFGPVVTVTPYADLEEAFALHNDSDFGLQTGIFTSNIDTMYQAYSRLEVGALLVNEIPTFRADHMPYGGIKQSGLGREGVRYAIQELTEPKLLLVKRPS; translated from the coding sequence GTGGCCACGGCAAAGCCAATCCTTATAGGCGGCCAATGGGTCCAGACCTCCTCCGCGGAGCCGGTACGCAACCCCTATTCCAATGACGTAGTGGCCATGGTCTGCCAGGCAGAGCCTGAGCATATCCACCAGGTCACCAACTCTTCCAAACGAGTCTCGGCCGCATGTGCCGGGATACCGGCACATGCCAGAGCCAAGGCGCTCCTGCATATCGCCGCCGGCTTATCCACCAGACGGGAAATGTTTGCGGCCACTATTTGTCAGGAGGCTGGGAAACCGATTACCGATGCACGCCGTGAAGTCGATCGTGCCATTCAGACCTTTCGCTTGGCCGCGGAGGAAAGCACCCGCATCCCTGGAGAAATCATTCCGATGGATCTCGCCCCAGGAGGGGAGGCGTACTCGGGATCTGTCCAACGCTTTCCGATCGGGACGGTTCTTGGCATTACCCCATTTAATTTTCCCCTAAACTTGGTGGCCCACAAAGTGGCCCCTTGCCTGGCAGCGGGAAATCCGATGGTATTGAAACCAGCCCCGCAAACCCCGTTAACTTCGCTCATGTTGGGTGAAGTCTTTTTGACGACAGAACTCCCTCCGGAAATGCTGACGATCATCCCCTGTTCCAATAACCTTGCAGAACAAATGGTGGTTCATCCCAATTTCCAAGCTTTGAGCTTCACCGGCTCTATGACGATCGGGTGGATGCTGAAAGGAAAAGCCGGATACAAACGGGTTCTGCTCGAACTCGGAGGGAATGCCGGGGTCATCATAGAACCGGATGCCAATCTTGACGTGGCCATAGACCGTTGCGTAGCGGGAGGGTACGGATATGCCGGACAAACCTGCATCTCTGTGCAACGAATCTTCGTCCATGAATCGCGGTACGACGACTTCCTCAAGACCTTTGTCGAGCGAGTTCGATCACTGCCCATGGGCGATCCCTCCCTCGAGAAGACCGTTGTCGGTCCCCTTATAAACGAACAAGCCGCCCGCCGAGTCGAGACATGGATCCAAGAAGCGGTTTCGCATGGGGCAACAGTCATGACCGGCGGGACGCGAAAGGATTCGTTCATCGAGCCTGCAGTTCTGACTCACGTCAACAACAGCATGAAGGTCTGTTGTGAAGAAATTTTCGGACCGGTAGTGACCGTCACACCCTATGCAGACCTTGAAGAGGCGTTTGCCCTTCACAATGATTCTGATTTCGGACTCCAAACAGGAATTTTCACCAGCAACATCGACACCATGTATCAGGCATACTCACGGTTAGAAGTCGGCGCACTCCTGGTGAATGAAATTCCGACTTTTCGGGCCGATCACATGCCGTATGGCGGAATTAAACAGTCAGGATTAGGTCGAGAAGGGGTGCGGTATGCTATTCAGGAACTGACCGAACCTAAATTGTTGCTGGTCAAAAGGCCTTCTTGA
- the rpiA gene encoding ribose-5-phosphate isomerase RpiA, with product MTPDQQKAQAARKALEFIQDGQILGLGTGSTVHYFLTALGQRVQQGLRVRGVPTSQATAVYARQLGIPLLNNDDPWDIDVAVDGADQVDPQLNLIKGGGGALMREKIVAKAAQQFIVIVDQAKQVDRLGLPFPLPVEIVPFGWRTTQRHLENLGWPSPLRHRAGQPFLTDNGNYVADLHIPEITDPSALELSLHQIPGVVACGLFLVMTSLLITGTNDGPVLTRAS from the coding sequence ATGACACCTGATCAGCAAAAAGCTCAGGCCGCCCGCAAAGCCCTTGAATTTATACAAGATGGCCAGATCCTGGGACTCGGCACTGGTTCCACGGTCCATTATTTCTTGACGGCTTTAGGCCAGCGCGTACAACAGGGATTACGGGTCCGTGGCGTGCCGACCTCACAAGCTACAGCGGTCTATGCCAGACAATTGGGCATTCCGTTACTGAACAATGATGACCCCTGGGACATTGATGTGGCAGTGGATGGCGCCGATCAGGTCGACCCCCAACTGAATCTGATTAAAGGAGGGGGGGGAGCGTTAATGAGGGAAAAAATTGTCGCGAAAGCCGCTCAGCAATTCATTGTCATTGTGGATCAGGCCAAACAGGTGGACCGTCTTGGACTTCCTTTCCCCTTACCCGTTGAAATCGTGCCATTCGGTTGGCGAACGACGCAACGACATCTTGAGAATCTGGGATGGCCTTCCCCGTTGCGCCACAGAGCCGGCCAGCCTTTTCTCACAGACAATGGAAATTATGTGGCCGATCTCCATATTCCTGAAATTACCGACCCCTCCGCGCTCGAATTGTCCCTGCATCAAATTCCGGGCGTGGTTGCATGCGGACTTTTCCTGGTAATGACATCCTTATTAATTACCGGTACAAATGATGGTCCCGTGCTCACCCGCGCATCTTGA
- a CDS encoding MEKHLA domain-containing protein codes for MNPSADPWRRPWVIEWSQDLLDSYAYWLNNELISRQGTSLVQAEHLFTCPFVVVSHGLEDDPILNYGNRTALTLWEMDWDQLTHTPSRQTAEPVNREERARMLHQAKTKGFIADYRGVRISRSGKRFLVEHATVWNIRKPDGTPLGQAATFSTWTFV; via the coding sequence ATGAACCCGTCAGCCGATCCTTGGCGAAGACCCTGGGTTATCGAATGGTCCCAGGATTTATTGGACAGTTATGCCTATTGGTTGAACAATGAACTGATTTCCCGTCAGGGTACTTCACTGGTACAGGCGGAACACTTGTTTACCTGCCCATTTGTGGTCGTCTCTCACGGATTGGAGGATGACCCTATCCTCAATTATGGAAACCGGACCGCGTTAACTCTGTGGGAAATGGATTGGGACCAACTGACTCACACGCCCTCCCGGCAAACGGCCGAGCCTGTGAACCGTGAGGAACGAGCCCGCATGCTGCATCAGGCTAAAACCAAGGGGTTCATTGCCGATTATCGCGGAGTCCGGATCTCCCGATCCGGAAAACGTTTTTTAGTTGAACACGCCACCGTCTGGAATATTCGCAAACCGGACGGGACTCCGCTCGGACAGGCCGCCACCTTTTCAACCTGGACGTTCGTATAG
- a CDS encoding DsbA family protein: protein MMNITQSNKSTIFLAILLGTLLMSTTIHGKTPDFLIQDDDVVRGDPKAPITLLEYSDFTCGFCEKFFHETFPKLLSEYIETGKVRFVYRDFPRGMGSPLRAADAARCAGEQKAYWPMHDRLFNSQGQLAPDNLKQYAKELNLQVEQFSECLASHRYMKDIEKDLQDAGSLGIRGTPAFVLFPTTLPEDPHLILIPGAFPYETFKEEIDKLLKLHGGSISSLSLPLLSSTHIEGA, encoded by the coding sequence ATGATGAACATTACCCAATCAAACAAATCGACCATATTCCTCGCCATCCTTCTTGGCACCCTACTCATGAGTACCACGATTCATGGGAAAACTCCTGACTTTTTGATCCAGGATGATGATGTGGTGAGAGGGGATCCCAAGGCGCCCATCACCCTGTTGGAATACTCGGATTTCACCTGTGGCTTTTGCGAAAAGTTTTTTCATGAGACATTTCCTAAATTGCTTTCGGAGTACATTGAGACCGGAAAAGTGCGTTTTGTCTATCGGGATTTTCCAAGGGGCATGGGCAGTCCACTTCGAGCAGCCGATGCCGCTCGATGTGCAGGAGAGCAAAAGGCCTACTGGCCGATGCATGATCGCCTCTTTAACAGTCAAGGCCAGTTGGCTCCGGATAATCTCAAACAATATGCCAAGGAACTCAACCTCCAAGTAGAACAGTTTTCAGAATGTTTGGCTTCCCATCGTTATATGAAAGATATTGAGAAAGATTTACAGGATGCGGGGTCCCTGGGCATTCGGGGCACGCCGGCATTCGTGCTCTTTCCTACAACCCTGCCGGAAGATCCTCATCTTATTTTAATTCCCGGCGCCTTTCCCTATGAAACCTTCAAGGAAGAAATTGATAAATTGCTCAAGCTTCATGGAGGCTCGATCTCTTCACTGTCTTTGCCATTACTGTCCTCTACTCACATTGAAGGAGCATAA
- a CDS encoding deoxyhypusine synthase family protein: MTTRTFHDGESDGLEALEALDPETIESFSDLLSAMKKTAFGGRRLGDAFEILNKMVQDPDCTVILTLSGAMTIAKMGKIICSMIDRNMVQAVVSTGALIAHGLSEAVGKTHYKYHPSMTDTELYEKGYNRVYDTLEMESNLNHVERVVSQTLKRMTPDTPISSEILTREIGKTLHDHYEGPGILKSAYEQGVPVYIPAFTDSEMGLDVSIWAMKERRQSQGTPQSTDLSDQETWQVLQQSRPAFNPFLDLNSYTEKLLSAKRLGIFTIGGGVPRNWAQQTPPYIDILNLRMGTQLTPPRYQYGVRICPEPDYWGGLSGCTYEEGVSWGKFVPRKEGGMFAEVLSDATVVWPLLMMGLLEKARRR, from the coding sequence ATGACTACGAGAACTTTTCACGATGGCGAAAGCGACGGCCTGGAAGCCCTGGAGGCTCTGGATCCGGAAACGATTGAATCTTTTTCCGACCTTCTTTCGGCCATGAAAAAAACCGCCTTTGGCGGGCGACGTCTGGGCGATGCTTTTGAGATTTTAAACAAAATGGTCCAGGATCCCGATTGTACGGTGATCTTAACCTTGTCTGGGGCTATGACCATCGCGAAAATGGGAAAGATTATCTGCAGCATGATCGACCGAAACATGGTGCAGGCCGTGGTTTCCACGGGGGCTTTGATTGCCCATGGCTTGAGTGAAGCCGTAGGCAAAACACACTATAAATATCACCCATCCATGACGGATACCGAGCTGTATGAAAAGGGCTATAACCGTGTGTACGATACGCTGGAAATGGAATCCAATCTCAACCACGTCGAACGGGTCGTCAGTCAAACCTTAAAGCGTATGACCCCTGACACACCCATCTCTTCGGAAATTCTGACTCGCGAAATCGGGAAAACTCTCCATGACCATTACGAAGGACCAGGGATATTGAAAAGCGCCTATGAGCAGGGCGTCCCGGTCTATATACCTGCATTTACCGATTCGGAAATGGGGCTGGATGTCTCCATTTGGGCCATGAAGGAGAGGCGACAATCTCAAGGCACACCTCAATCCACTGATCTCTCCGATCAGGAAACCTGGCAGGTCTTGCAGCAATCTCGGCCGGCATTTAATCCGTTCTTAGATCTCAATAGTTATACGGAAAAACTACTGTCTGCCAAACGGTTGGGGATTTTCACTATCGGAGGCGGAGTTCCTCGTAATTGGGCCCAACAAACACCACCCTATATCGATATTCTCAACCTCCGGATGGGTACACAATTAACCCCTCCGCGGTATCAGTACGGTGTCCGCATCTGCCCGGAGCCTGACTACTGGGGTGGTCTCAGCGGATGCACGTATGAGGAGGGTGTTTCATGGGGAAAATTTGTGCCTCGAAAAGAGGGAGGAATGTTTGCTGAAGTCTTGAGCGATGCCACAGTCGTTTGGCCTCTTCTCATGATGGGGCTCCTGGAAAAAGCCCGTCGCCGGTAA
- a CDS encoding DegQ family serine endoprotease, which translates to MRRRFPLRTSSFRNRHHFWRVVLAVGLLGFSLIQCSQAPSSPPPETASAVTATPVETELPVPVVHAANSPTAVNVSTPLLASNETFVKIAKEAMASVVNISATKRTVQAPGTNPLLEDPFFRRFFGEEFERRFKQPRERQEQGLGSGVIVSDDGYIVTNNHVVEQADDLMVLLGDKRKLPATLIGTDPKTDLAVIKIEATGLSTLPWGNSTTLEVGELVLAVGNPFGLNQTVTMGIISAVGRANVGIVDYENFIQTDAAINPGNSGGALVNLQGQLIGINTAIFSRTGGYMGIGFAIPSQMVKSVMQSLIGHGKVIRGWLGVSIQELSPDLATQFEVPDTQGALVGDVFSESPAGQAGLKRGDIIRTYNGVTVKDPNHLRTLVAETTPKTSIPLAVWRNGKIVNLSVSITEMPKDTAALTEMAPSSISGNHALSGLSVEPVQPGQTRDGQGVVVTQIAPNSPAERAGVQPGDVILELNRSPIGSVRDFEQLVKRLEDGASALVLLQRGKGAIFLTIKP; encoded by the coding sequence ATGAGGAGACGATTTCCCTTGCGAACATCCTCTTTTAGAAACAGACACCATTTTTGGAGGGTCGTCCTCGCGGTGGGCCTCCTGGGATTCAGCCTTATTCAATGCTCTCAGGCACCGTCCTCACCTCCTCCGGAGACTGCATCTGCCGTCACCGCAACCCCCGTAGAAACCGAGCTGCCCGTACCGGTCGTTCATGCAGCTAATTCGCCAACCGCGGTCAACGTCTCGACGCCTCTTCTGGCTTCTAACGAAACCTTTGTCAAAATCGCCAAGGAGGCCATGGCCTCCGTCGTGAATATTTCCGCTACCAAACGCACAGTCCAAGCTCCCGGTACAAATCCCCTGCTTGAAGATCCATTTTTTCGGAGGTTTTTTGGAGAGGAATTTGAACGGCGGTTTAAACAACCCCGCGAGCGGCAGGAGCAAGGCTTAGGTTCCGGAGTGATTGTCAGCGATGACGGATACATCGTCACCAATAACCACGTGGTAGAACAGGCCGATGACTTGATGGTCCTTCTGGGGGATAAACGGAAACTTCCGGCAACGCTTATTGGCACGGATCCCAAAACCGATTTAGCGGTGATCAAGATTGAAGCCACAGGATTATCCACCCTACCCTGGGGAAATTCTACGACACTGGAAGTTGGAGAATTGGTACTGGCGGTGGGCAACCCCTTTGGTTTGAATCAAACGGTCACAATGGGGATTATCAGCGCCGTGGGCCGTGCCAATGTCGGCATTGTCGATTATGAGAATTTCATTCAAACCGATGCCGCCATTAATCCAGGCAATTCCGGAGGCGCACTCGTTAATCTACAAGGTCAACTCATCGGCATTAATACCGCCATTTTTTCCAGAACAGGCGGCTACATGGGCATTGGCTTTGCCATCCCCAGCCAAATGGTCAAAAGCGTGATGCAAAGCCTGATCGGACACGGGAAAGTTATTCGTGGGTGGCTGGGCGTGTCGATTCAGGAATTGTCCCCCGACCTCGCGACCCAATTTGAGGTGCCTGATACCCAGGGCGCACTGGTGGGAGATGTCTTCAGCGAAAGCCCGGCGGGGCAGGCCGGTTTGAAACGTGGCGATATTATCCGCACCTACAATGGTGTCACTGTGAAGGATCCCAACCATTTGCGGACGCTTGTGGCCGAAACGACACCGAAGACCTCAATTCCTCTTGCGGTGTGGCGAAACGGCAAAATTGTCAATCTTTCCGTTTCCATCACTGAAATGCCTAAAGATACGGCTGCATTGACGGAAATGGCTCCCAGTTCAATCTCAGGGAACCACGCTCTCTCAGGGCTTTCGGTAGAACCCGTCCAACCAGGACAAACACGCGATGGCCAGGGGGTGGTCGTAACCCAAATCGCACCAAACTCTCCGGCCGAACGGGCAGGCGTGCAACCGGGTGATGTAATACTTGAACTGAATCGATCCCCCATTGGATCGGTGAGGGATTTCGAACAGCTTGTGAAGCGACTGGAAGACGGAGCCTCCGCCTTAGTGCTCTTGCAGCGGGGAAAGGGCGCCATTTTCCTGACCATCAAACCATAA
- the xth gene encoding exodeoxyribonuclease III, whose protein sequence is MKIATYNVNSVRKRIGILHKWLRQHNPDVMCLQETKVQDHAFPLQAFSDLPYVINFCGEKSYNGVAVFSRALPETVAFGFEDGELPEDSTRLVRVVVNGIMIINTYVPQGFAIDSPKYAYKLQWFQRLRRYFSRVISPGQSVIWCGDMNVAPEPVDVHSPEKHLKHVCFHEEVRRAYHETVSWGFVDVFRHHFPRRQQFTFWDYRRPGALEANRGWRIDHILVTPPLLPYSQTVKVDVQPRRAESPSDHTVLCAEFSL, encoded by the coding sequence ATGAAAATTGCGACCTACAATGTCAATTCAGTTCGAAAGCGGATCGGTATTCTTCACAAGTGGTTACGGCAACACAACCCTGATGTGATGTGCCTTCAAGAGACTAAAGTACAGGATCATGCGTTTCCCCTTCAAGCATTTTCCGACTTACCCTATGTCATCAACTTTTGTGGGGAGAAATCCTACAACGGCGTCGCCGTATTCAGCCGGGCATTGCCGGAAACCGTGGCATTTGGTTTTGAAGACGGGGAACTGCCAGAGGATTCCACTCGGCTGGTTCGAGTGGTGGTCAATGGCATCATGATTATTAATACCTATGTTCCACAGGGATTTGCCATTGATTCGCCGAAGTATGCGTATAAATTACAGTGGTTCCAGCGATTGAGGCGGTATTTTTCGCGTGTGATCTCACCAGGACAATCCGTGATTTGGTGTGGAGATATGAATGTGGCCCCTGAACCGGTTGATGTGCATAGCCCGGAAAAACACCTCAAGCATGTGTGTTTCCATGAAGAAGTGCGTCGAGCCTATCATGAGACGGTGTCCTGGGGATTCGTGGATGTGTTTCGGCATCATTTTCCGCGTCGTCAACAATTTACGTTTTGGGATTATCGACGTCCAGGTGCTTTAGAAGCGAACCGCGGGTGGCGCATAGATCACATTCTGGTTACCCCGCCGCTTCTCCCCTATTCTCAAACGGTGAAGGTGGACGTTCAGCCTCGTCGTGCGGAAAGCCCTTCGGACCATACCGTCTTATGCGCGGAATTCTCACTGTAA
- a CDS encoding DUF2726 domain-containing protein: protein MSQNGLSLILLAGFMLGVVFLLRWIWRRPLPAGVLPALNPESGESVVTARPIMSPEEATLYNLITLAARDHMLVLAKIPLLSVLSVVDKDEEARKAAMRMIQPVRCYVVLAHPGTLKVTTVITLNKEVSPTAGREDRDRFVETLLKAAGIQSIILQTTQTYSVDQLTRLLGLAEEE from the coding sequence ATGTCTCAGAACGGACTCTCACTGATTCTCCTGGCTGGGTTCATGCTCGGAGTCGTGTTTTTGTTGCGATGGATCTGGCGTCGTCCCCTTCCAGCAGGTGTGCTTCCGGCTTTGAATCCTGAATCTGGTGAAAGTGTGGTAACCGCTCGACCCATCATGTCGCCGGAAGAAGCGACTCTCTATAATCTGATTACCTTAGCGGCTCGTGATCATATGCTGGTTTTGGCCAAAATTCCCCTTCTCAGTGTCCTGTCCGTTGTCGATAAAGATGAAGAAGCTCGAAAGGCCGCCATGCGAATGATTCAGCCTGTTCGTTGTTATGTCGTTCTTGCCCATCCTGGGACACTTAAAGTCACGACAGTGATTACCTTGAACAAGGAGGTTTCTCCTACGGCAGGACGTGAAGACCGAGATCGATTTGTGGAGACCCTGTTGAAGGCGGCGGGAATTCAATCGATCATTCTTCAGACCACACAGACGTATTCGGTGGATCAGCTTACCAGATTACTTGGCCTGGCTGAGGAAGAATAG
- a CDS encoding arginine decarboxylase, pyruvoyl-dependent translates to MVPTQMFLTRGVGVHKEKLASFEEALRSAGIAYCNLVTVSSILPPDCKIISRKRGEQLLNPGEITFCVMARSETNERNRLISASIGVAIPSGRKVNYGYLSEHHAYGETDEEAGEYTEDLAAQMLATTLGIKFDPNVAWKEREQVFKMGTDIVRTQNITQSAIGKPNLWTTVVACAVFIPLENITDEPKPRQKKSK, encoded by the coding sequence ATGGTCCCAACGCAAATGTTTCTCACCAGAGGTGTGGGCGTCCACAAGGAAAAACTGGCATCTTTCGAAGAAGCCCTCCGGAGCGCGGGAATTGCTTATTGCAACCTGGTGACCGTCTCCTCCATTCTTCCTCCGGATTGTAAAATTATCTCGCGAAAACGTGGCGAGCAGTTACTTAATCCGGGCGAAATTACCTTTTGCGTCATGGCCAGATCCGAAACCAACGAGCGGAATCGCTTGATTTCGGCTTCAATCGGCGTGGCCATTCCCTCCGGCAGGAAGGTTAATTATGGCTACTTGTCGGAACATCATGCCTATGGAGAAACGGACGAAGAGGCGGGAGAATATACCGAAGACCTCGCGGCCCAAATGCTCGCAACCACCCTTGGCATCAAATTCGATCCAAATGTTGCATGGAAGGAACGTGAGCAGGTATTCAAAATGGGAACGGATATTGTTCGAACCCAGAACATTACGCAATCTGCGATCGGAAAACCAAATCTCTGGACGACCGTGGTCGCGTGTGCAGTCTTTATTCCACTTGAAAACATCACTGACGAACCAAAGCCCCGTCAAAAAAAATCAAAATAG
- the glk gene encoding glucokinase, with product MILAADIGGTKINLALFDWNKERVAPIREDTVWTADYESFEEVLTEFLEEPTSADSESEDATGTSDALSSESTPSSSLGPLTAACFGVPGPVLNNTCRATNISWIIEGDKLAEFLNIPHVRLLNDLEATAYGLRFLQPDELEDLNPNAPSPPPDGTRVLMAAGTGLGESLLLWTGEDYHICPSEGGHADFAPNNDLEIDLLRYLRTSYLHVSYERVLSGPGLHSIYQFLRDTKKNEPTWFAEKLPTGDPSALIAEAGLTGKPEICKEALQLFVSIYGAEAGNMALKTLAMGGVYLGGGIAPKIISALREDTFMKAFLAKGRYKRLLAKIPVRVILNPHTALLGAASVAAGMAG from the coding sequence ATGATTTTAGCGGCTGACATCGGTGGAACAAAAATCAATCTGGCCTTGTTTGATTGGAACAAGGAACGGGTAGCCCCTATTCGAGAGGATACGGTTTGGACCGCTGATTATGAATCTTTCGAAGAAGTGTTGACGGAATTTCTTGAAGAACCGACTTCTGCCGATTCCGAATCGGAAGATGCCACGGGCACCAGCGACGCCCTTTCGTCCGAATCCACTCCATCTTCTTCACTGGGACCTCTGACCGCCGCCTGCTTTGGCGTGCCGGGACCAGTCTTGAATAATACCTGCCGGGCCACAAATATTTCGTGGATCATCGAGGGAGACAAACTCGCGGAGTTTCTGAATATTCCCCATGTCCGCTTATTAAACGATTTGGAGGCCACTGCCTATGGGCTACGGTTCCTTCAACCGGATGAACTCGAGGATCTCAACCCCAACGCCCCGTCTCCCCCACCCGATGGCACGCGGGTCTTAATGGCTGCGGGAACAGGCCTGGGAGAATCGCTGCTCCTCTGGACAGGAGAGGACTACCACATCTGTCCCTCCGAGGGGGGACACGCCGATTTCGCACCCAACAACGATTTGGAAATCGATCTACTGCGATATTTGCGAACCAGCTATTTGCATGTCAGTTACGAACGGGTTCTTTCCGGGCCCGGTCTCCACAGCATTTATCAATTTCTCCGGGACACCAAAAAGAACGAGCCCACCTGGTTTGCCGAAAAGCTCCCAACCGGTGATCCGTCCGCATTGATTGCAGAAGCCGGGCTAACGGGGAAACCCGAAATTTGTAAAGAAGCCCTGCAGCTCTTCGTCTCTATTTACGGGGCCGAAGCCGGCAATATGGCCCTTAAGACCCTGGCCATGGGTGGCGTTTATCTCGGTGGGGGCATCGCCCCAAAAATCATATCCGCCTTACGGGAAGACACATTCATGAAAGCCTTTCTGGCAAAGGGCCGGTACAAACGGTTATTGGCCAAGATTCCCGTTCGGGTAATTTTAAATCCTCACACCGCCTTGCTCGGGGCGGCCTCGGTCGCTGCAGGCATGGCCGGCTAA